Within Enterobacter sp. RHBSTW-00175, the genomic segment AGCTGGAACGTATTGGTGACGTTGCGGATAAAATCTGCCGCACTGCGCTGGAGAAGTTCTCTCAGCAGCACCAGCCGCTGCTGGTGAGCCTGGAGTCGCTGGGGCGCCACACCGTGCAGATGCTGCATGACGTACTGGATGCCTTCGCGCGTATGGATCTGGACGAAGCGGTACGTATTTACCGTGAAGACAAGAAAGTCGACCAGGAATACGAAGGCATTGTGCGTCAGCTGATGACCTACATGATGGAAGATTCACGTACGATCCCAAGCGTACTGACCGCGCTGTTCTGCGCGCGCTCTATCGAGCGTATTGGCGACCGCTGCCAGAACATTTGCGAATACATCTTCTACTTCGTGAAGGGGCAGGATTTCCGTCACGTGGGCGGCGACGAGCTGGACAAGCTGCTGGCAGGTAAAGATCCGAAAGAGTGATGTTTGTGGCGGGTAGCGCTAACGCTTACCCGCCCTACATTCACTTAACGCGTAATATCCCACCCGCGCGCCTTCCACAGCTCTGGCAGTTGCGCCAGTTCGGTAAAGGTCGTCACTTTTGGATGATCGATCGGTTTGTTATGTGGGTCAGCGCAGAAGTAAAACACTTCCATTCCCGCATCGATCCCTGACTGTGCGCCAGCAGACGAGTCATCCACCAGAATGCAGTTTTCTACGTTGACGTTCATCGCCTTCGCCGCGTGGAACATCAGCGCCGGGTCTGGCTTCCAGCGCTGGATATCGTAGCCGCTAAACAGTTTTTCCGGGAAATGGTGCAACATCTCAAGCTTACCCAGCGAGTGCTGCATTTTGCTGACCGGACCATTGGATACCACGCAGATTGGCACTGTCATCGCATCCAGAAGCGCATTTGCTCCGGCAATGACCTCCAGCTCCGAGTCGAACAGGCGTGCGACCTCGGCGCGGTAAACAGGCTCCAGAGCGGCTTTTGCCAGCGCCACGCTATGCTCTTCATTAATGATGTCGATGATCTCGTACAGTTTCACGCCCTTAAAGCGTTTGAACACCTCTTCGAGATCGAGCGTAATGCCAAATTCCTGAAACATGGAGACATACGCACGGGAACAAATGACCTCGCTGTCGACAAGCGTACCGTCGCAGTCGAAAAATACCGCCTCAATTCCGGACATGCCTTTCCCTTTTAACAAGTTTAACGTTTACGTGGTGCAGTTTTACGACACGCAATCGTTGCCGTATAAGCAAATTCAATGAAAAAAAGTACCCTATAACCGCCCTTATTGTCGCATTTTGGTATAGGATAGCGACGAATTTTCCCTCCTTGTTCGGAAATTTATGATGAGTCAACAACACACTACCCAGACATCTGGTCAGGGTCTGCTTGAGCGCGTGTTTAAACTGCGCGAGCACGGCACAACGGCACGCACCGAAGTGATCGCCGGTTTCACCACCTTCCTGACGATGGTTTATATCGTTTTTGTTAACCCACAAATTCTGGGCGTTGCTGGCATGGATACCAGTGCCGTCTTCGTAACCACCTGTCTTATCGCGGCCCTCGGCAGTATTCTGATGGGGGTA encodes:
- the phoU gene encoding phosphate signaling complex protein PhoU, which codes for MDNLNLNKHISGQFNAELESIRTQVMTMGGMVEQQLSDAITAMHNQDSELAKRVIEGDKNVNMMEVAIDEACVRIIAKRQPTASDLRLVMAIIKTIAELERIGDVADKICRTALEKFSQQHQPLLVSLESLGRHTVQMLHDVLDAFARMDLDEAVRIYREDKKVDQEYEGIVRQLMTYMMEDSRTIPSVLTALFCARSIERIGDRCQNICEYIFYFVKGQDFRHVGGDELDKLLAGKDPKE
- the yieH gene encoding 6-phosphogluconate phosphatase; the protein is MSGIEAVFFDCDGTLVDSEVICSRAYVSMFQEFGITLDLEEVFKRFKGVKLYEIIDIINEEHSVALAKAALEPVYRAEVARLFDSELEVIAGANALLDAMTVPICVVSNGPVSKMQHSLGKLEMLHHFPEKLFSGYDIQRWKPDPALMFHAAKAMNVNVENCILVDDSSAGAQSGIDAGMEVFYFCADPHNKPIDHPKVTTFTELAQLPELWKARGWDITR